One Chlorobaculum limnaeum genomic window carries:
- a CDS encoding adenylate/guanylate cyclase domain-containing protein has protein sequence MKTPYSYNTIADFLLSQPLTVDVEVDDEVAGCFPLKCIELDATVLYVGMRDFARLTLNLSPTEILIYLNMFLVWMRDSLAAERFCVVERFIDSAIVLLFSKKFGSEEPFFDALRAARWMGEHDELRFRPEMGIASGRVSAGFAGTPKEFTGSVFGRPVLIAAACAKMSLRQEEMASCITFPETEWRTRSFDELFPPHEFDDPERGRVRHPSTWKLGEARSVDFPSLGRIELRDVGNFVHWPPKITAREKASEWFAMIKAKGFYKPGV, from the coding sequence GTGAAAACACCGTATAGTTACAACACCATCGCGGATTTCCTCTTGTCGCAGCCGCTGACGGTCGATGTGGAGGTTGACGACGAGGTCGCTGGCTGTTTTCCGCTCAAGTGCATCGAACTCGACGCGACGGTGCTCTACGTCGGCATGCGCGATTTCGCGCGGCTCACGCTCAACCTGTCGCCGACGGAGATTCTGATCTACCTGAACATGTTCCTCGTCTGGATGCGCGACTCGCTCGCGGCGGAGCGTTTCTGCGTAGTCGAGCGGTTTATCGACAGCGCCATCGTGCTGCTCTTCTCGAAGAAGTTCGGATCGGAGGAGCCGTTTTTCGACGCCCTTCGCGCCGCACGCTGGATGGGAGAGCACGACGAGCTGCGCTTCCGTCCTGAGATGGGCATCGCCAGCGGGCGCGTTTCGGCGGGATTTGCCGGGACGCCGAAGGAGTTCACCGGCTCGGTCTTCGGGCGCCCGGTGCTGATTGCCGCCGCCTGTGCGAAGATGAGCCTTCGCCAGGAAGAGATGGCTTCGTGCATCACTTTTCCCGAAACGGAGTGGCGTACTCGATCGTTCGACGAGCTGTTTCCACCGCACGAGTTCGACGACCCGGAGCGTGGCCGTGTGCGCCACCCCTCGACCTGGAAGCTCGGCGAGGCGCGGAGCGTCGATTTTCCGTCGCTTGGGCGGATCGAGCTGCGCGACGTCGGAAACTTCGTTCACTGGCCGCCGAAGATCACGGCCAGAGAGAAGGCGAGCGAGTGGTTCGCCATGATAAAAGCGAAAGGATTTTACAAGCCCGGCGTCTGA